The Streptomyces camelliae genome window below encodes:
- the treS gene encoding maltose alpha-D-glucosyltransferase has translation MTVNEPVPDTFEDTPAKDRDPEWFKRAVFYEVLVRSFQDSNGDGIGDLKGLTAKLDYLQWLGVDCLWLPPFFKSPLRDGGYDVSDYTAVLPEFGDLADFVEFVDAAHQRGMRVIIDFVMNHTSDQHPWFQESRSNPDGPYGDYYMWADDDKSYEDARIIFVDTEASNWTFDPVRGQYYFHRFFSHQPDLNYENPAVQEEILAALKFWLDLGIDGYRLDAVPYLYAEEGTNCENLPATHAFLKRVRKEIDAMYPDTVLLAEANQWPEDVVDYFGDYSSGGDECHMAFHFPVMPRIFMAVRRESRYPVSEILAKTPAIPSNCQWGIFLRNHDELTLEMVTDEERDYMWAEYAKDPRMRANIGIRRRLAPLLDNDRNQIELFTALLLSLPGSPILYYGDEIGMGDNIWLGDRDAVRTPMQWTPDRNAGFSTSDPGRLFLPTIMDPVYGYQVTNVEAAMSSPSSLLHWTRRMIEIRKQNPAFGLGSFTELQSSNPAVLAFLREYGDDLVLCVNNFSRFAQPTELDLRAYDGRHPVELIGGVRFPAIGELPYLLTLQGHGFYWFRLTRVASRIGRH, from the coding sequence ATGACCGTCAACGAACCCGTACCCGACACGTTCGAGGACACTCCCGCCAAGGACCGGGACCCGGAGTGGTTCAAACGCGCCGTCTTCTACGAGGTCCTGGTCCGCTCCTTCCAGGACAGCAACGGCGACGGCATCGGCGATCTGAAGGGCCTGACCGCCAAGCTCGACTATCTGCAGTGGCTCGGCGTGGACTGCCTGTGGCTGCCGCCGTTCTTCAAGTCCCCTTTGCGAGACGGCGGTTACGACGTCTCCGACTACACCGCCGTCCTCCCGGAGTTCGGTGACCTCGCCGACTTCGTGGAGTTCGTCGACGCCGCCCACCAGCGCGGCATGCGCGTCATCATCGACTTCGTCATGAACCACACCAGCGACCAGCACCCGTGGTTCCAGGAGTCCCGCAGCAACCCCGACGGTCCGTACGGGGATTACTACATGTGGGCCGACGACGACAAGAGTTACGAGGACGCGCGGATCATCTTCGTCGACACCGAGGCCTCCAACTGGACCTTCGACCCGGTGCGCGGCCAGTACTACTTCCACCGCTTCTTCTCGCACCAGCCGGACCTCAACTACGAGAACCCGGCCGTGCAGGAGGAGATCCTGGCGGCCCTGAAATTCTGGCTGGACCTGGGCATCGACGGCTACCGGCTCGACGCGGTCCCCTATCTCTACGCCGAGGAGGGCACCAACTGCGAGAACCTGCCGGCCACACACGCCTTCCTCAAGCGGGTGCGCAAGGAGATCGACGCGATGTACCCGGACACCGTGCTGCTGGCGGAGGCCAACCAGTGGCCGGAGGACGTGGTCGACTACTTCGGGGACTACAGCTCCGGCGGCGACGAGTGCCACATGGCGTTCCACTTCCCCGTCATGCCACGCATCTTCATGGCCGTACGCCGCGAGTCCCGCTACCCGGTCTCGGAAATCCTCGCCAAGACCCCGGCCATTCCCTCCAATTGCCAGTGGGGCATCTTCCTGCGCAACCACGACGAGCTGACCCTCGAAATGGTCACCGACGAGGAACGCGACTACATGTGGGCCGAGTACGCGAAAGACCCGCGGATGCGTGCCAACATCGGGATCCGGCGGCGCCTCGCGCCCCTCCTCGACAACGACCGCAACCAGATCGAGCTGTTCACCGCTCTGCTGCTGTCCCTGCCCGGCTCGCCGATCCTCTACTACGGCGACGAGATCGGCATGGGCGACAACATCTGGCTCGGCGACCGTGACGCCGTCCGCACCCCCATGCAGTGGACCCCCGACCGCAACGCCGGCTTCTCGACGTCCGATCCGGGGCGGCTGTTCCTGCCGACCATCATGGATCCCGTCTACGGCTACCAGGTCACCAACGTCGAGGCCGCGATGTCCTCGCCGTCGTCGCTGCTGCACTGGACCCGCCGCATGATCGAGATCCGCAAGCAGAACCCTGCCTTCGGACTCGGCTCGTTCACCGAGCTGCAGTCGTCGAACCCGGCGGTCCTGGCCTTCCTGCGCGAGTACGGCGACGACCTCGTGCTGTGCGTCAACAACTTCTCCCGGTTCGCCCAGCCGACCGAACTCGACCTGCGGGCCTACGACGGCCGGCATCCGGTCGAGCTGATCGGCGGGGTGCGCTTTCCCGCCATCGGTGAACTGCCGTACCTGCTCACCCTGCAGGGGCACGGCTTCTACTGGTTCCGGCTCACCCGAGTCGCATCCCGCATCGGCCGCCACTGA
- a CDS encoding alpha-1,4-glucan--maltose-1-phosphate maltosyltransferase, translating to MRRTPAIGRVPVRDVRPAVECGRRPAKAVAGETFQVTATVFREGHDAVGANVVLRDPKGRRGPWTPMRELSPGSDLWGAEVTPDATGRWTFRVEAWSDPVATWRHTASVKIPAGVDTGLVLEEGAELYERAAAGVPKGPERDLVLAAARALGDDSRSVHERLKPALSPEVDALLAQYPLRELVTASDPMPLLVERERALYGSWYEFFPRSEGTAEQPHGTFRTAARRLKAIAEMGFDVVYLPPVHPIGTTFRKGPNNTLTAGPDDVGVPWAIGSPEGGHDAVHPGLGTIEDFDHFVAEARESRLEIALDFALQCSPDHPWVQKHPEWFHHRADGTIAYAENPPKKYQDIYPVAFDADMDGLVAETVRILRHWMDHGVRIFRVDNPHTKPVVFWERVIAEINGTDPDVIFLAEAFTRPAMMHTLAQIGFQQSYTYFTWRNNKHELTEYLSELAGEAAAYMRPNLFANTPDILHAYLQHGGRPAFEVRAVLAATLSPTWGIYSGYELCENTPLKEGGEEYLDSEKYQLRPRDWAAAEREGRSIAPLITRLNTIRRNHPALRQLRDLRFHPTDNDAVLAYSKSTGTDTVIVVVNLDPHHTQEATVSLDMPQLGLDWDAALSVHDELTGESYHWGRTNYVRLTPGSAPAHVLHVGRETPQIGGPAAS from the coding sequence ATGCGCAGGACCCCGGCCATCGGCCGTGTACCGGTACGTGACGTCCGGCCGGCCGTGGAGTGCGGCAGGCGCCCGGCGAAGGCGGTGGCCGGGGAGACCTTCCAGGTCACGGCGACCGTGTTCCGCGAAGGGCACGACGCCGTGGGTGCCAACGTGGTCCTGCGCGATCCGAAGGGCCGCCGTGGCCCGTGGACACCGATGCGGGAGCTGTCTCCCGGCAGCGACCTGTGGGGCGCGGAGGTCACGCCGGACGCGACGGGCCGCTGGACCTTCCGCGTCGAGGCCTGGTCCGACCCGGTGGCGACCTGGCGGCACACCGCCTCGGTCAAGATCCCGGCGGGCGTCGACACCGGGCTGGTCCTGGAGGAGGGCGCCGAGTTGTACGAGCGGGCAGCCGCCGGAGTGCCGAAGGGCCCGGAACGCGACCTCGTCCTGGCCGCCGCGCGCGCCCTCGGCGACGACTCCCGGTCGGTGCACGAGCGCCTGAAGCCGGCTCTGTCCCCGGAGGTGGACGCGCTCCTGGCCCAGTATCCGCTGCGGGAGTTGGTCACCGCGTCGGATCCGATGCCGTTGCTGGTGGAGCGGGAGCGGGCCCTGTACGGCTCCTGGTACGAGTTCTTCCCCCGCTCCGAGGGCACCGCCGAGCAGCCGCACGGCACCTTCCGGACCGCGGCGCGGCGGCTGAAGGCGATCGCGGAGATGGGCTTCGACGTCGTCTATCTCCCGCCCGTCCATCCGATCGGTACGACGTTCCGCAAGGGCCCCAACAACACCCTCACCGCCGGTCCGGACGACGTGGGAGTGCCCTGGGCCATCGGGTCTCCCGAGGGCGGTCACGACGCCGTCCACCCCGGCCTCGGCACGATCGAGGACTTCGATCATTTCGTCGCCGAGGCACGGGAGTCGCGTCTGGAGATCGCCCTCGACTTCGCGTTGCAGTGCTCGCCGGACCACCCCTGGGTGCAGAAACACCCCGAGTGGTTCCATCACCGGGCCGACGGCACGATCGCCTACGCCGAGAACCCGCCGAAGAAGTACCAGGACATCTACCCCGTCGCCTTCGACGCCGACATGGACGGCCTGGTCGCCGAGACCGTACGGATCCTGCGGCACTGGATGGACCACGGAGTGCGGATCTTCCGCGTCGACAACCCGCACACCAAACCGGTCGTCTTCTGGGAACGGGTCATCGCCGAGATCAACGGCACCGACCCCGACGTGATCTTCCTGGCCGAGGCCTTCACCCGCCCCGCGATGATGCACACCCTCGCCCAGATCGGCTTCCAGCAGTCGTACACCTACTTCACCTGGCGCAACAACAAGCACGAACTCACCGAATACCTCAGTGAGTTGGCGGGTGAGGCGGCTGCGTACATGCGGCCCAACCTGTTCGCCAACACCCCGGACATCCTGCACGCCTACCTCCAGCACGGCGGCCGCCCCGCCTTCGAGGTCCGTGCCGTGCTCGCCGCCACCCTCTCCCCCACCTGGGGCATCTACAGCGGCTACGAGCTGTGCGAGAACACCCCGCTCAAGGAAGGCGGCGAGGAGTACCTCGACTCCGAGAAGTACCAGCTCAGGCCCCGCGACTGGGCGGCGGCCGAGCGCGAGGGCCGCAGCATCGCCCCGCTCATCACCCGGCTGAACACCATCCGCCGCAACCACCCCGCCCTGCGCCAACTGCGCGATCTCCGTTTCCACCCGACCGACAACGATGCCGTGCTCGCCTACAGCAAGAGCACGGGGACGGACACGGTCATCGTGGTCGTCAACCTCGACCCCCACCACACCCAGGAGGCCACGGTCTCGTTGGACATGCCGCAACTCGGCCTGGACTGGGACGCCGCCCTGTCCGTACACGACGAACTGACGGGCGAGTCGTACCACTGGGGCAGGACCAACTACGTGCGTCTGACGCCCGGCAGCGCGCCGGCGCACGTGCTCCACGTCGGGCGAGAGACGCCCCAGATCGGAGGGCCCGCAGCGTCATGA
- a CDS encoding DUF5133 domain-containing protein: MLLPAKAEVARQLRRYRAWERVMLASPHDRTVRATFEDSGYTLCVLMGKRCAREAADAAERYLRTSLVTYLREQNGRPKRRRKARRPPPPERRSTASSP, translated from the coding sequence ATGCTGCTACCCGCCAAGGCCGAAGTGGCCCGGCAGTTGCGGCGTTACCGGGCGTGGGAGCGCGTGATGCTCGCCTCGCCCCACGACCGCACGGTCCGGGCCACCTTCGAGGACTCGGGTTACACGCTGTGCGTACTGATGGGCAAACGCTGCGCCCGCGAGGCGGCGGACGCGGCCGAACGCTATCTGCGCACCAGCCTGGTCACCTACCTGCGCGAGCAGAACGGGCGGCCGAAACGTCGCCGGAAGGCGAGAAGACCGCCGCCACCGGAGCGGCGTTCCACGGCGTCAAGCCCCTGA
- a CDS encoding pep a2 yields MKTAVPCYYHLDVEVSPERVGQVSRILAAHLRYWDLENLTDPVCRGTELLLRAIHQHASDKHTSIEMWWNGQHLITAFGDDDPDLRPDQDLRACLADIAAMSDGWGCCASDTGSKIIWFSQRARAGERVPLVPLAPAPTLRQGLEVPRELPVTVLAAPAGAPDDTLAATAAAGDDGLAAPAAVLGDTLEGSR; encoded by the coding sequence ATGAAGACCGCAGTGCCCTGCTACTACCACCTCGACGTGGAAGTGAGCCCGGAACGGGTGGGACAGGTCAGCCGCATCCTGGCCGCCCACCTGCGTTACTGGGACCTGGAGAATCTCACGGACCCCGTCTGCCGCGGCACCGAGCTGCTGCTGCGGGCGATCCACCAGCACGCCTCCGACAAGCACACGTCGATCGAGATGTGGTGGAACGGACAGCACCTGATCACCGCCTTCGGCGACGACGACCCCGATCTGCGCCCCGACCAGGACCTGCGGGCCTGTCTCGCGGACATCGCCGCCATGAGCGACGGCTGGGGCTGTTGCGCCTCGGACACCGGCAGCAAGATCATCTGGTTCTCGCAGCGCGCCCGCGCCGGCGAGCGCGTCCCGCTGGTGCCCCTCGCGCCCGCGCCCACCCTGCGGCAGGGCCTGGAGGTGCCGCGCGAGCTGCCGGTTACCGTGCTGGCCGCCCCGGCCGGTGCCCCGGACGACACTCTGGCCGCCACGGCGGCCGCCGGGGACGACGGGCTGGCCGCACCGGCCGCCGTTCTGGGCGACACCCTGGAGGGCAGCCGGTGA
- the glgX gene encoding glycogen debranching protein GlgX: MTSRTSRSRAGLPVWSGQPYPLGASFDGQGTNFALFSEVAERVDLILLDDAGTETPVRLHEVDGFVWHAYLPGITPGQRYGYRVHGPWQPSLGHRCNPAKLLLDPYAMAVDGQIDNHASLYERAPDGPAPGDSAGHSMLGVVADPYFDWGDDRPPRTPYAESVIYEAHVRGLTRCHPDVPERLRGTYAGLAHPAVTEHLTGLGVTAVELMPVHQFVQDGVLQDRGLANYWGYNTIGFFAPHNAYAAFGTRGQQVNEFKAMVKALHAAGLEVILDVVYNHTAEGNEMGPTLSFRGIDNASYYRLVDGDWAHYYDTTGTGNSLLMRHPFVLQLIMDSLRYWVTEMHVDGFRFDLAATLARQFHEVDRLSAFFDLIQQDPVISRVKLIAEPWDVGEGGYQVGNFPPLWSEWNGKYRDAVRDFWRAERGSLGEFASRLTGSSDLYQHSRRRPRASVNFVTAHDGFTLRDLVSYNDKHNEANGEDNRDGESHNRSWNCGAEGDTKDPAVLELRARQQRNLLATLLLSQGIPMLCHGDEFGRTQRGNNNAYCQDNPISWVDWELTGEQRSLTEFTRYLIALRAAHPVLRRRRFFRGETATNADQPLPDLMWLRPDAREMTGRDWQRGDAHSVAAFLNGDAIAERDSYGRRMTDDSFLLLVNGYWEPVDFRLPGTMFAQRWATLIDTADPDGIPDEREHKAGTRVRVEARSLVVLSRPSRGAG; the protein is encoded by the coding sequence GTGACGTCCCGCACCTCCCGGTCCCGAGCAGGGCTGCCCGTGTGGAGCGGGCAGCCCTACCCGTTGGGCGCCTCGTTCGACGGGCAGGGCACCAACTTCGCGCTGTTCAGCGAGGTCGCCGAGCGCGTCGACCTGATCCTGCTGGACGACGCGGGCACCGAGACTCCCGTCCGGCTGCACGAGGTCGACGGCTTCGTCTGGCACGCCTATCTGCCCGGCATCACCCCCGGCCAGCGCTACGGCTACCGGGTGCACGGCCCCTGGCAGCCCTCCCTCGGCCACCGCTGCAACCCGGCGAAGCTGCTGCTCGACCCGTACGCCATGGCCGTGGACGGCCAGATCGACAACCACGCGTCGCTGTACGAGCGCGCCCCCGACGGCCCGGCGCCCGGCGACAGCGCCGGGCACTCCATGCTGGGCGTGGTCGCCGACCCGTACTTCGACTGGGGCGACGACCGCCCGCCCCGCACACCGTACGCGGAATCGGTCATCTACGAGGCCCACGTACGCGGCCTGACCCGCTGCCACCCGGACGTCCCCGAGCGGCTGCGCGGCACCTACGCCGGCCTCGCGCACCCCGCGGTCACCGAGCACCTGACCGGGCTCGGGGTGACCGCGGTGGAGCTGATGCCGGTCCACCAGTTCGTGCAGGACGGCGTGCTCCAGGACCGGGGTCTGGCCAACTACTGGGGCTACAACACCATCGGCTTCTTCGCCCCGCACAACGCCTACGCCGCCTTCGGCACCCGGGGCCAGCAGGTCAACGAGTTCAAGGCCATGGTGAAGGCGCTGCACGCGGCCGGCCTCGAAGTGATCCTCGATGTGGTCTACAACCACACCGCCGAGGGCAACGAGATGGGCCCGACCCTGTCCTTCCGGGGCATCGACAACGCCTCCTACTACCGCCTGGTCGACGGCGACTGGGCGCACTACTACGACACCACCGGCACCGGCAACAGCCTGCTGATGCGCCACCCGTTCGTCCTGCAGCTCATCATGGACTCGCTGCGGTACTGGGTGACCGAGATGCACGTCGACGGCTTCCGCTTCGACCTCGCGGCCACGCTGGCCCGGCAGTTCCACGAGGTGGACCGGCTGTCGGCGTTCTTCGACCTCATCCAGCAGGACCCGGTGATCAGCCGCGTCAAGCTGATCGCCGAACCCTGGGACGTGGGCGAGGGCGGCTACCAGGTGGGCAACTTCCCGCCGCTGTGGTCGGAGTGGAACGGCAAGTACCGTGACGCCGTACGGGACTTCTGGCGGGCCGAGCGCGGCTCGCTCGGCGAGTTCGCCTCCCGGCTGACCGGCTCCTCCGACCTGTACCAGCACAGCCGGCGCCGGCCGCGCGCGAGCGTCAACTTCGTCACCGCGCACGACGGTTTCACCCTGCGCGACCTCGTGTCGTACAACGACAAGCACAACGAGGCCAACGGCGAGGACAACCGGGACGGCGAGAGCCACAACCGGTCCTGGAACTGCGGGGCGGAGGGCGACACGAAGGATCCGGCCGTCCTCGAACTGCGCGCCCGCCAGCAGCGCAACCTGCTCGCGACGCTCCTGCTCTCCCAGGGCATCCCGATGCTCTGCCACGGCGACGAGTTCGGGCGCACCCAGCGCGGCAACAACAACGCCTACTGCCAGGACAACCCCATCTCCTGGGTCGACTGGGAACTCACCGGCGAACAGCGGTCGTTGACGGAGTTCACCCGGTACCTCATCGCCCTGCGCGCCGCCCATCCCGTGCTGCGCCGGCGCCGCTTCTTCCGCGGCGAGACCGCGACCAACGCCGACCAGCCACTGCCCGACCTGATGTGGCTCAGGCCCGACGCCCGCGAGATGACCGGCCGGGACTGGCAGCGGGGGGACGCGCACTCGGTCGCGGCGTTCCTCAACGGCGACGCCATCGCCGAACGCGACTCCTACGGGCGCCGGATGACCGACGACTCCTTCCTGCTCCTCGTCAACGGCTACTGGGAACCGGTCGACTTCCGCCTGCCGGGCACGATGTTCGCCCAGCGCTGGGCGACCCTGATCGACACGGCCGACCCGGACGGCATCCCGGACGAGCGCGAACACAAGGCGGGGACGAGGGTCCGGGTGGAGGCGCGGAGTCTGGTCGTGCTGTCCAGGCCGTCGCGAGGCGCCGGCTAA
- a CDS encoding VOC family protein yields MNQNPPADGGPRRRDIISTHSVFGAPCWVSLTSRDLKATQDFYTAVLGWRWRGAKLGEHFRIALADGVPVAGIAAVAAMWQMAVAWTPYFAVPDADVAVARARERGGTAAVGPLSFPPGRAALLADRDGATFGIWQGELVGNWEAWRRASPTFIRLHTRDAFDAAMFYGEILDWASGLPGCCEVEYEGGEVVLRSEGDIVARIDSGALESAPDPSVRPHWQIHFAVADVLGCARTAEKHGGSVLSEEEDEAILRDADGAQFTVTARRQR; encoded by the coding sequence ATGAACCAGAACCCCCCTGCCGACGGTGGACCTCGCCGACGGGACATCATCTCCACGCACTCCGTCTTCGGCGCCCCGTGCTGGGTGAGCCTGACCAGCCGGGACCTGAAGGCCACCCAGGACTTCTACACGGCCGTCCTGGGCTGGCGCTGGCGCGGCGCCAAACTCGGTGAGCACTTCCGGATCGCGCTGGCCGACGGGGTGCCGGTGGCGGGGATCGCCGCCGTCGCCGCGATGTGGCAGATGGCCGTGGCCTGGACGCCGTACTTCGCCGTGCCGGACGCCGACGTGGCCGTGGCCCGGGCCCGCGAGCGCGGCGGTACGGCGGCCGTCGGACCGCTGTCCTTCCCGCCGGGCCGGGCCGCGCTGCTCGCCGACCGGGACGGGGCGACCTTCGGGATCTGGCAGGGGGAACTGGTCGGCAACTGGGAGGCCTGGCGGCGGGCGTCACCGACGTTCATACGGCTGCACACCCGCGACGCCTTCGACGCCGCGATGTTCTACGGCGAGATCCTCGACTGGGCGTCCGGGCTGCCGGGCTGCTGCGAGGTGGAGTACGAGGGCGGTGAGGTGGTGCTGCGCAGCGAGGGCGACATCGTGGCGCGGATCGACTCGGGCGCGCTGGAGTCGGCACCGGATCCCTCCGTGCGGCCGCACTGGCAGATCCACTTCGCCGTCGCGGACGTCCTGGGCTGCGCCCGCACGGCCGAGAAGCACGGGGGCAGTGTGCTGAGCGAGGAGGAGGACGAGGCGATCCTGCGGGATGCGGACGGGGCGCAGTTCACCGTGACGGCACGCCGGCAGCGTTAG
- a CDS encoding MarR family winged helix-turn-helix transcriptional regulator, whose amino-acid sequence MEDETFPEELADTLVRIQRLVRRRLRGGLSVPRLRGAEVELLRLVEARPGIGISDAARALHLAGNSVSTLVNQLVKGGQLLRETDPADRRAARLLLTEAAGQRLADWRRRRAELVARHVSRLDAADREALRAALPALRKLAVTLHEEAEEP is encoded by the coding sequence GTGGAGGACGAGACCTTCCCGGAGGAGCTCGCGGACACGCTGGTGCGCATTCAGCGGCTGGTCCGGCGGCGCCTGCGCGGCGGGCTGAGCGTGCCCCGCCTGCGCGGTGCCGAGGTGGAGCTGCTGCGGCTGGTCGAGGCGCGGCCCGGCATCGGCATCTCGGACGCGGCCAGGGCACTGCACCTGGCGGGCAACTCCGTCTCCACCCTGGTCAACCAGCTGGTCAAGGGCGGGCAGCTGCTCCGGGAGACCGACCCGGCCGACCGCCGCGCCGCGCGCCTGCTGCTCACCGAGGCCGCCGGACAGCGGCTCGCCGACTGGCGGCGGCGCCGGGCAGAGCTGGTCGCGCGGCATGTCTCCCGGCTCGACGCGGCCGACCGGGAGGCCCTCCGCGCCGCCCTTCCGGCGCTGCGCAAGCTGGCCGTCACCCTGCACGAGGAGGCCGAGGAGCCATGA
- a CDS encoding ABC transporter ATP-binding protein — translation MTSDRDSDLAGLSGVSAEGPSGATAQDPSGVSAENLPAASAETVTEAVTCTALAYAFGDTKAVDGLDLAVREGEVFGLLGPNGAGKTTAIRCITTLLPVPAGTVRVFGHDAARERMAVRRLLGYVPQQLSADSGLTGRENVTLFARVFDVPRRERAARVAQALAAVGLTDAAGRLAGTYSGGMVRRLELAQALVSAPRLLILDEPTIGLDPIARTGVWEHINAVRAATGMTVLVTTHSMDEADRYCDRVGLMHRGRIRALGTPAELRQGLAERRGTDTLPTLEDVFRDVAGSGLDDTSAGGFRDVRSTRRTAHRVG, via the coding sequence ATGACGAGCGACAGGGACAGCGACCTGGCCGGCCTGTCCGGTGTGTCCGCCGAGGGCCCGTCGGGTGCGACCGCGCAGGACCCGTCCGGCGTGTCCGCCGAAAACCTGCCCGCCGCGTCCGCCGAAACGGTGACCGAGGCCGTCACCTGCACCGCTCTCGCCTACGCGTTCGGCGACACCAAGGCCGTCGACGGGCTCGACCTGGCGGTCCGCGAGGGCGAGGTGTTCGGACTGCTCGGCCCGAACGGCGCTGGCAAGACCACCGCCATCCGCTGCATCACCACCCTGCTGCCCGTCCCCGCCGGCACGGTCCGGGTCTTCGGCCACGACGCCGCCAGGGAGCGGATGGCGGTGCGCCGCCTGCTCGGCTACGTTCCGCAGCAGCTGTCCGCCGACAGCGGGCTCACCGGCCGGGAGAACGTCACCCTGTTCGCCCGCGTCTTCGACGTGCCCCGGCGCGAGCGCGCCGCACGCGTCGCCCAGGCCCTCGCCGCCGTCGGCCTCACCGACGCCGCCGGCCGGCTCGCCGGCACCTACTCCGGCGGTATGGTCCGCCGGCTCGAACTCGCCCAGGCCCTGGTCAGCGCGCCCCGGCTGCTGATCCTCGACGAGCCCACCATCGGCCTGGACCCGATCGCCCGCACCGGCGTCTGGGAACACATCAACGCCGTCCGCGCGGCCACCGGCATGACCGTCCTGGTCACCACCCACTCCATGGACGAGGCAGACCGGTACTGCGACCGGGTCGGCCTGATGCACCGCGGCCGGATCCGCGCCCTCGGCACCCCGGCCGAGCTGCGCCAGGGCCTCGCCGAACGCCGGGGCACCGACACCCTGCCCACGCTGGAGGACGTCTTCCGCGACGTCGCCGGCAGCGGTCTCGACGACACGTCAGCAGGAGGTTTCCGCGATGTCCGCAGCACCCGCCGCACCGCGCACCGCGTCGGCTGA
- a CDS encoding ABC transporter permease has product MSAAPAAPRTASADRTDLLLTPPVPRAGWRLLPARVAALCAVELQKLRHDRTELYTRAVQPALWLLIFGQTFTRIRAIPTGGVPYVDYLAPGIIAQSAMFIAIFYGIQIIWERDAGILNKLLVTPTPRSALITGKAFAAGVKSLIQAVVVIVIAALLGVALTWNPLKLLGVAAAVVLAAVFFSCLSMTIAGIVLSRDRLMGFGQAITMPLFFGSNALYPVSVMPGWLQAVSKVNPLSYQVDALRGLLLGTPAHLGSDFAVLAVAAALGVAAASSLLGRLAR; this is encoded by the coding sequence ATGTCCGCAGCACCCGCCGCACCGCGCACCGCGTCGGCTGACCGCACGGATCTGCTGCTCACCCCGCCCGTGCCCCGCGCGGGCTGGCGGCTGCTGCCCGCCCGGGTCGCCGCCCTGTGCGCGGTCGAGCTGCAGAAGCTGCGCCACGACCGCACCGAGCTGTACACGCGCGCCGTCCAGCCCGCCCTGTGGCTGCTGATCTTCGGCCAGACGTTCACCCGGATCCGGGCGATCCCCACCGGCGGTGTGCCGTACGTCGACTATCTGGCGCCCGGCATCATCGCCCAGTCCGCGATGTTCATCGCGATCTTCTACGGCATCCAGATCATCTGGGAGCGGGACGCGGGCATCCTCAACAAGCTCCTCGTCACCCCGACCCCACGCTCGGCGCTGATCACCGGCAAGGCGTTCGCGGCCGGGGTGAAGTCGCTGATCCAGGCGGTCGTCGTGATCGTGATCGCGGCCCTGCTCGGTGTCGCCCTCACCTGGAACCCGCTGAAGCTGCTCGGCGTCGCCGCCGCCGTGGTCCTCGCCGCGGTGTTCTTCTCCTGTCTGTCGATGACCATCGCGGGCATCGTCCTCAGCCGGGACCGGCTGATGGGCTTCGGGCAGGCGATCACCATGCCGCTGTTCTTCGGCTCCAACGCCCTCTACCCCGTTTCGGTGATGCCGGGCTGGCTCCAGGCCGTCAGCAAGGTCAACCCGCTGAGCTATCAAGTCGACGCCCTGCGCGGGCTGCTGCTCGGTACGCCGGCGCATCTCGGGTCCGACTTCGCGGTGCTGGCGGTGGCCGCCGCGCTCGGTGTCGCGGCCGCCTCCTCGTTGCTCGGCCGGCTGGCCCGCTGA
- the hemC gene encoding hydroxymethylbilane synthase has protein sequence MAMPVPELIRIVSRDSPMALAQVERVRAELAVLHPAVRTEVVPVKTTGDKWLGDLSQVEGKGAFTKEVDAALLAGQADLAVHCVKDVPADRPLPAGTVFAAFLKRDDIRDALIHPGGLTLDELPAGTRIGTSSVRRIAQLAATHPQLECVPFRGNDNSRLAKLAAGEADALLLAVAGLERIGRTDVISEVLSPETMMPPIGAGILALQCREDDTDVIDAVSGLGDPDTHREAAAERMFLHVLQGHCNSPIAGYARVDRSGELSLRACVFTPDGKTRLNAHEWAGRLDPATLGTSVAVALLRQGAREIIDGIPH, from the coding sequence GTGGCCATGCCGGTTCCCGAACTGATCCGTATCGTCTCCCGCGATTCGCCCATGGCCCTGGCCCAAGTCGAGCGGGTCCGCGCCGAGTTGGCCGTGCTGCACCCGGCGGTGCGCACCGAGGTCGTCCCGGTGAAGACCACCGGCGACAAGTGGCTCGGCGATCTGTCCCAGGTCGAGGGCAAGGGCGCGTTCACCAAGGAGGTCGACGCGGCTCTGCTGGCTGGGCAGGCCGATCTCGCGGTGCACTGCGTCAAGGACGTGCCCGCCGACCGGCCACTGCCCGCCGGGACGGTCTTCGCCGCGTTCCTGAAGCGGGACGACATCCGGGACGCGCTGATCCACCCGGGCGGGCTCACCCTGGACGAGCTGCCGGCCGGCACCCGGATCGGCACCTCCTCGGTGCGCCGGATCGCCCAACTGGCCGCCACTCACCCGCAACTGGAGTGCGTGCCGTTCCGCGGCAACGACAACAGCCGGCTGGCGAAGCTCGCCGCCGGCGAGGCGGACGCGCTGCTGCTGGCGGTGGCGGGGCTGGAACGGATCGGGCGGACCGACGTGATCAGCGAGGTGTTGTCGCCGGAGACGATGATGCCGCCGATCGGCGCGGGCATCCTCGCCCTGCAGTGCCGGGAGGACGACACCGACGTCATCGACGCGGTCAGCGGGCTCGGCGACCCGGACACGCACCGGGAGGCCGCGGCCGAACGGATGTTCCTGCATGTGCTGCAGGGCCACTGCAACAGCCCCATCGCCGGGTACGCGCGCGTGGACCGCAGCGGCGAACTCTCCCTGCGGGCCTGTGTCTTCACACCCGACGGCAAGACCCGGCTGAACGCCCACGAGTGGGCCGGCCGGCTCGATCCCGCCACCCTCGGCACCTCGGTCGCGGTGGCCCTGCTCCGGCAGGGCGCCCGGGAGATCATCGACGGCATCCCGCACTGA